A genome region from Hydrogenoanaerobacterium saccharovorans includes the following:
- the lysS gene encoding lysine--tRNA ligase: MQENQNQNTQAETDELNEQQLSEILQIRRGKLAEMQNAGNDPFKITTYETTAYAQDIVDKFDEYEEKEVRIAGRIMSWRDMGKAAFMDLRDASGRIQLYVKIDVVGEETYQNMRSYLDIGDIVGVSGIAFRTRRGEISVKAHEMAILSKSLLPLPEKWHGLKDTDMRFRQRYVDLIVNPDVRDAFVKRSKIITEIRNFLNDEGFLEVETPVLHSIAGGASARPFITHHNTLDIDMYLRIALELHLKRLIVGGFDKVYEIGRVFRNEGMDTRHNPEFTLLELYQAFTDYHGMMDITENLIRNVAKKVLGTAQITYDDTEIDLDKPFERLTMSDAVLKYGKVDFSKIETLEDARALAKEHHIEYEERHQKGDILNLFFETYVEEHLMQPTFIMDHPVEISPLAKRKPNDPNYTERFELFIVGREHANAFSELNDPIDQRGRFEAQAAAKAAGDDEACDVDEDYLTAMEYGMPPTGGLGIGIDRLVMLLTNSASIRDVLLFPTMKPIANK, from the coding sequence ATGCAGGAAAACCAAAACCAAAACACTCAGGCAGAAACCGACGAATTGAACGAGCAACAGCTCTCCGAAATTTTACAAATTCGCCGCGGTAAGCTTGCAGAGATGCAAAATGCCGGCAACGACCCTTTTAAAATTACAACCTACGAAACCACTGCCTATGCGCAGGATATTGTGGACAAGTTTGATGAGTACGAAGAAAAAGAGGTTCGCATTGCGGGCAGAATTATGTCTTGGCGAGATATGGGCAAAGCGGCGTTTATGGATTTGCGCGATGCATCAGGCCGCATTCAGCTGTATGTAAAGATTGATGTTGTAGGCGAAGAAACGTATCAAAATATGCGCAGCTACCTCGATATCGGTGATATCGTAGGAGTTAGCGGCATCGCGTTCCGTACACGCCGCGGCGAAATTTCGGTAAAAGCGCATGAGATGGCCATTTTGTCAAAATCATTGCTTCCTCTGCCAGAAAAATGGCATGGGCTAAAGGATACCGATATGCGTTTTCGCCAGCGTTATGTAGATTTAATTGTAAACCCGGATGTTCGTGACGCATTTGTAAAACGCTCTAAAATTATTACCGAGATTCGCAACTTCTTAAATGATGAAGGATTTTTGGAGGTTGAAACTCCGGTATTGCACTCGATTGCAGGCGGTGCATCTGCAAGACCATTTATCACCCATCATAATACTCTGGATATCGACATGTATCTGCGTATTGCGTTGGAGTTGCACTTGAAACGACTGATTGTGGGCGGTTTTGATAAAGTTTACGAAATTGGGCGCGTATTCCGCAACGAGGGTATGGATACCCGCCATAACCCCGAGTTTACACTGCTTGAGTTGTATCAGGCATTTACCGATTACCACGGTATGATGGATATTACAGAAAATCTTATCCGTAATGTTGCAAAAAAAGTTCTCGGTACTGCTCAAATTACTTACGACGACACCGAAATTGATTTGGATAAACCGTTTGAGCGCCTCACAATGTCGGATGCTGTGCTGAAATACGGCAAAGTTGATTTCAGCAAGATAGAGACATTGGAGGATGCGAGAGCACTTGCAAAAGAGCATCATATCGAATATGAAGAGCGTCATCAAAAAGGCGATATTCTGAACTTGTTCTTTGAAACTTACGTTGAAGAGCATTTGATGCAGCCCACCTTTATTATGGATCATCCTGTAGAGATTTCTCCGCTTGCTAAGAGAAAACCCAACGACCCTAACTACACCGAGCGGTTTGAGTTGTTTATCGTGGGCCGTGAGCATGCAAACGCATTTTCTGAGCTAAACGACCCTATCGACCAGCGCGGGCGTTTCGAAGCACAGGCTGCTGCAAAAGCAGCGGGCGATGACGAAGCTTGCGATGTGGACGAAGATTATCTCACCGCAATGGAATACGGTATGCCCCCAACAGGCGGTTTGGGCATCGGTATCGACCGTTTGGTAATGCTTCTTACCAACAGTGCTTCTATCCGCGATGTTCTATTATTCCCAACTATGAAGCCGATTGCTAATAAATAG
- the pyrR gene encoding bifunctional pyr operon transcriptional regulator/uracil phosphoribosyltransferase PyrR, producing MKEKTEIMDANAMRRAITRISFEIIEKNKGLQDICIIGILSRGAIIAKRLAKRIAELEEVQVPVGYLDITPYRDDKRRSTKDHSEIAFDVTGKKVVLVDDVIYTGRSVRAAIDGLMARGRPEKIQLASLVDRGHRELPIRADFIGKNLPTSAEEKVKVFVDEQDGIDRVVILCEEEKQC from the coding sequence CTGAAAGAAAAAACTGAAATTATGGACGCGAACGCCATGCGGCGGGCAATTACCAGAATTTCATTTGAAATTATTGAAAAAAACAAAGGACTACAGGATATCTGCATTATCGGAATTTTATCGCGGGGTGCCATTATTGCCAAACGGCTGGCGAAACGCATTGCCGAACTAGAAGAAGTGCAAGTTCCGGTTGGTTATCTCGATATTACCCCCTACCGCGACGACAAGCGCCGAAGCACGAAAGATCATTCAGAAATTGCCTTTGATGTTACCGGCAAAAAAGTGGTACTTGTGGATGATGTTATTTACACGGGGCGCAGTGTACGCGCTGCGATTGACGGGCTGATGGCTCGCGGAAGGCCCGAAAAAATACAGCTTGCCTCGCTGGTAGATAGGGGACATCGAGAGTTACCCATCCGTGCAGACTTTATTGGCAAAAATCTTCCTACCTCAGCGGAAGAAAAGGTTAAAGTTTTTGTGGACGAACAAGACGGCATTGACCGTGTAGTGATTTTATGCGAGGAGGAGAAGCAATGCTGA
- a CDS encoding dihydroorotase — translation MLIQNARVIDPANGIDGIMDILIRGSKIAAIGKDLPDTGSECINAQGLVACPGLIDMHVHLRAPGFTYKEDIASGCAAAAAGGFTAVACMPNTKPVADSPEVLHYIQEQAEKACCKVYPVAAITQGEQGKQLTDFAVLKAAGAVAVSDDGKPVEQDDLMKQALVQGAQNQLLIISHCEDLKIIDGGIINKGIISEELGVKGMDRLSEDSITKRECLLAEETGGRIHIAHVSTKGSVEIIRQAKARGVRVTAETAPHYFMMTDQFLRNRNANFRMNPPLREQEDVDAVLAGVQDGTLDCIVTDHAPHSPQEKADFLQAPNGIVGLETSLAASITELYHKQGMPLSEIVRKMSLNPAEILGIEGGTLSIGKPADITLFHPDEAWTVDASCFKSKSRNTPFDGQKLIGKVKYTILSGKVTYKDERKA, via the coding sequence ATGCTGATTCAAAATGCCAGAGTAATCGACCCTGCAAACGGAATTGACGGCATTATGGATATTCTCATTCGTGGCAGTAAAATTGCCGCAATCGGTAAAGATTTACCTGACACCGGCAGCGAGTGTATCAATGCACAGGGGCTTGTGGCTTGCCCAGGGCTGATTGATATGCACGTTCATTTGCGTGCCCCTGGTTTTACCTACAAAGAAGATATTGCGAGCGGTTGTGCCGCGGCAGCAGCGGGCGGCTTTACCGCGGTTGCTTGTATGCCCAACACCAAACCGGTTGCAGACAGCCCCGAAGTGCTGCATTATATCCAAGAGCAAGCAGAAAAAGCCTGTTGCAAGGTTTACCCCGTAGCGGCTATCACGCAAGGGGAACAGGGTAAGCAGCTTACCGATTTTGCTGTGCTCAAAGCGGCGGGTGCCGTTGCAGTAAGCGATGACGGTAAACCGGTTGAGCAAGATGACCTAATGAAGCAGGCACTTGTGCAAGGGGCACAAAATCAACTGTTGATCATCAGCCATTGTGAAGATTTAAAAATCATCGATGGCGGAATAATCAACAAAGGGATTATCTCTGAAGAACTCGGCGTAAAAGGCATGGATCGGCTTAGCGAAGACAGCATTACAAAGCGCGAGTGTCTGCTGGCAGAAGAAACCGGAGGGCGTATCCACATCGCGCATGTTTCTACCAAAGGCTCGGTTGAAATTATCAGGCAGGCAAAGGCACGCGGTGTGCGTGTTACTGCCGAGACAGCACCCCACTATTTTATGATGACCGATCAGTTTTTACGAAACCGCAATGCGAATTTTCGTATGAACCCGCCTCTGCGCGAACAAGAGGATGTTGATGCGGTGCTTGCAGGTGTGCAGGATGGCACGCTCGATTGCATCGTTACCGACCACGCGCCGCATTCGCCCCAAGAAAAGGCGGATTTTTTACAAGCACCCAATGGCATTGTTGGTTTGGAAACCTCGCTTGCGGCGTCGATTACTGAGCTTTACCATAAACAGGGTATGCCGCTTAGCGAGATTGTGCGCAAAATGTCGCTGAATCCTGCCGAAATTTTGGGGATAGAGGGTGGAACGCTCAGCATTGGTAAGCCTGCCGATATCACGCTGTTCCACCCCGATGAAGCTTGGACAGTAGATGCGTCGTGTTTTAAGAGCAAATCACGCAATACTCCGTTTGACGGGCAGAAGCTGATTGGCAAAGTGAAATACACCATCTTAAGCGGAAAAGTTACCTATAAAGACGAGCGAAAAGCTTAA
- the pyrF gene encoding orotidine-5'-phosphate decarboxylase: MSFDRLIHKIVETQNPTVAGLDPKLEYIPNYILEKNFKEYGCNLRGASRAILEYNEALIDALCDIVPAVKPQCAYYEMFSYYGMKTLCKTIEYTKSKGMYVIIDGKRNDIGTTMEAYAVAHLGATKVLDDEMEAFGGDALTVNGYLGTDGIAPLIPYCNERDKGIFVLCKTSNKSSGELQDKLVDGKPVYRIMGDMCENWGKAAMGSLGYSAVGAVVGATYPEQLAELRSAMPHTFFLVPGYGAQGGGAKDVMGAFDAKGLGAIVNSSRGILCAWQKEGCDERDFAQAARREALRMKQDITQHFENGIHL, encoded by the coding sequence ATGTCATTTGACAGACTGATTCACAAAATTGTCGAAACCCAAAACCCCACCGTGGCGGGGCTGGACCCAAAACTGGAATATATTCCTAACTATATCCTTGAGAAAAATTTTAAAGAATACGGCTGCAACTTACGCGGTGCATCTCGTGCCATTTTAGAGTACAACGAGGCATTGATTGATGCCCTTTGCGATATTGTGCCCGCTGTAAAACCGCAGTGTGCTTATTACGAAATGTTCAGCTACTATGGGATGAAAACGTTATGTAAAACCATCGAATATACGAAAAGTAAAGGGATGTACGTCATCATCGACGGTAAGCGCAACGATATCGGTACTACCATGGAGGCATATGCCGTTGCTCATCTCGGGGCAACCAAAGTGTTAGATGATGAGATGGAGGCATTTGGCGGTGACGCGCTTACGGTGAACGGTTATCTGGGAACCGATGGGATTGCTCCGCTCATCCCTTACTGCAATGAGCGTGATAAAGGTATCTTTGTACTGTGCAAAACCTCAAACAAGTCGTCGGGTGAACTGCAGGATAAGCTGGTAGACGGCAAACCTGTATACCGCATTATGGGTGATATGTGTGAAAATTGGGGCAAAGCAGCAATGGGCAGCTTGGGTTACTCTGCAGTGGGTGCTGTAGTAGGTGCAACCTACCCCGAGCAGCTTGCTGAATTACGCTCTGCAATGCCGCACACGTTCTTTTTGGTACCGGGTTATGGTGCACAGGGCGGCGGTGCAAAAGATGTTATGGGAGCATTCGATGCAAAAGGGCTCGGTGCGATTGTCAACTCCTCTCGCGGTATCCTCTGCGCTTGGCAAAAAGAGGGCTGTGATGAACGTGACTTTGCACAGGCAGCACGCCGCGAAGCACTGCGTATGAAGCAAGACATTACTCAGCATTTTGAAAACGGCATTCATTTATAA
- a CDS encoding carbamoyl phosphate synthase small subunit, translating into MSNIQQSKQATLLLEDGTIFKGKSFGAQGSAIGEVVFTTGAVGFQETITDPSYCGQIITQTFPLTGNYGINSEDCESAKSYAAGYIAREWCSEPSNFRSEQTIDAFLKEQGIIGICDIDTRSLTIHLRENGTMNGMITTDIITDKSALLHKLKAYKLTDTVETVSVKQNTLYHAEKSCKGTVALYDFGCKQSIINGITAQGYDVVAMPYHTPLTGAMRLNPNGIVLAGGPGSPDDYKDMIDNIKPLLKGDLPVMGVGLGHQLLACAAGGKVTKMKHGHRGGNQPVIDIRLNKTFVTAQNHSYTVECASLSENVCEVFCHNINDKTCEGILYKNAPAFSIQFHPEAFTGTGDTHYYLNEFVNMMNARGIK; encoded by the coding sequence ATGTCAAACATTCAACAATCGAAACAAGCAACACTTCTGCTGGAGGATGGAACTATTTTTAAAGGCAAATCCTTCGGTGCTCAAGGCAGCGCAATCGGTGAGGTGGTGTTCACAACCGGTGCAGTCGGCTTTCAAGAGACCATTACCGACCCTAGCTACTGCGGGCAAATTATCACACAAACCTTTCCTCTTACAGGCAATTACGGTATTAACAGCGAAGATTGCGAATCCGCCAAATCGTATGCGGCGGGTTACATTGCACGCGAATGGTGCAGTGAGCCATCAAACTTTCGCAGCGAACAAACAATCGATGCATTTTTAAAAGAACAAGGTATTATCGGTATTTGCGATATTGATACCCGCTCTCTTACCATTCATCTGCGCGAAAACGGTACAATGAACGGTATGATTACCACCGATATAATTACCGACAAATCGGCTTTGCTCCATAAACTAAAAGCCTATAAGCTTACAGATACTGTAGAGACCGTTTCAGTAAAGCAGAACACCCTATATCACGCTGAAAAAAGCTGTAAGGGTACAGTTGCTCTTTACGATTTTGGATGTAAACAAAGTATTATCAATGGCATTACCGCGCAGGGTTACGACGTTGTGGCAATGCCTTACCATACCCCACTTACCGGCGCAATGCGCCTAAACCCCAACGGCATTGTACTGGCAGGCGGCCCCGGCAGCCCCGATGATTACAAGGATATGATTGATAACATTAAACCCTTGCTAAAAGGAGATTTGCCTGTGATGGGTGTTGGGTTGGGTCATCAGCTGCTCGCCTGCGCTGCGGGCGGTAAAGTTACCAAGATGAAGCATGGTCATCGTGGCGGCAACCAGCCGGTGATAGATATTAGGCTCAATAAAACTTTTGTCACAGCACAAAACCATAGCTACACGGTAGAATGCGCTTCGCTCAGCGAAAATGTATGCGAAGTGTTCTGCCATAACATCAACGATAAAACTTGCGAAGGCATCCTCTACAAAAACGCCCCTGCATTTTCCATCCAGTTCCATCCCGAAGCATTTACCGGAACCGGAGATACACACTACTATCTAAACGAATTTGTAAACATGATGAATGCAAGGGGGATAAAATAA